One Nicotiana tomentosiformis chromosome 4, ASM39032v3, whole genome shotgun sequence genomic window carries:
- the LOC104120804 gene encoding uncharacterized protein — MPSTTQNPYLHTLLESARPFLRGELESIDRDLPSLVAVLRSVGAGECWHKHGSFLDHLIDIYKILKLWKAPPSVCLCGLFHSAYSNSYVNLAIFDPSTGRDTVRAHVGEAAERLIYLFCVVPRQPLIHDDLLFHYTDSQLIEHLKHSEVSLKNAKEKHLFNGDEPWRKKLQSILPADGITVKHIKTGEDVLVSRRLVAVFLLMTMADFSDQLFNFQDILFDNSNGRLEFSGNNSQITLWPGDGKPGLWMNSISRMGALYSLIVREEDIFIEQNGHVQGRDEEIELVIPPVFDKCTRVLDAELQKEARELYWEGVCEASNRGLDWAEERLLTSVDKNPFVGEPHVVLGQLYLSKAKFEEAEKEAEKGLRLILEWGSPWDKRMSWEGWVAWTRVLLMKAKEKSWPQHSWGILNLGLVTK, encoded by the coding sequence ATGCCTTCCACAACTCAGAACCCATATCTCCATACCCTTTTGGAATCAGCCCGTCCTTTCCTCCGCGGAGAGCTCGAATCCATCGACAGAGATCTCCCCTCCCTTGTCGCCGTCTTGCGCTCTGTGGGCGCCGGCGAGTGCTGGCACAAACATGGCAGCTTTCTCGATCACCTCATCGATATCtataagattctcaaactctggAAAGCCCCTCCCTCTGTTTGCCTTTGTGGCCTTTTCCACTCTGCTTACTCCAATTCCTATGTCAATCTCGCCATCTTCGATCCCTCTACTGGACGTGACACTGTGCGTGCCCATGTTGGTGAAGCTGCTGAGAGGTTGATCTATCTTTTCTGCGTCGTCCCTCGTCAGCCCTTAATTCATGATGACCTCTTGTTTCACTACACTGATTCCCAACTTATCGAACACCTCAAGCATTCCGAGGTTTCTCTGAAGAATGCCAAGGAAAAGCATCTCTTCAACGGAGACGAACCATGGCGGAAGAAGTTGCAGTCTATTTTGCCAGCGGATGGCATAACAGTGAAGCACATAAAGACAGGGGAAGATGTGTTGGTTTCCAGGAGATTGGTAGCTGTGTTTCTTCTCATGACAATGGCTGATTTTAGTGATCAATTGTTTAATTTTCAGGATATCTTGTTTGATAACTCCAATGGTCGGTTGGAATTCTCTGGGAACAATTCCCAAATAACTTTGTGGCCTGGGGATGGGAAGCCAGGGCTATGGATGAATTCCATATCAAGAATGGGAGCTCTTTACAGTCTGATAGTCAGAGAAGAAGACATCTTCATTGAGCAAAATGGCCATGTACAAGGCAGAGATGAAGAAATTGAGCTTGTGATTCCACCAGTCTTTGACAAATGCACGAGGGTTCTGGATGCAGAGTTGCAAAAAGAGGCAAGGGAATTGTATTGGGAAGGTGTTTGTGAAGCTTCCAATAGAGGTTTGGATTGGGCTGAGGAGAGGTTGTTGACAAGTGTTGACAAGAACCCTTTTGTGGGAGAGCCTCATGTGGTTTTGGGGCAGCTGTATTTGAGCAAAGCCAAATTTGAAGAGGCAGAGAAAGAGGCTGAAAAGGGGCTAAGACTTATATTGGAGTGGGGGAGTCCATGGGACAAGAGGATGTCTTGGGAAGGTTGGGTTGCTTGGACTAGAGTTCTGTTGATGAAGGCTAAGGAGAAGTCTTGGCCACAACATTCATGGGGCATTCTTAATTTGGGTCTAGTTACTAAATGA